The following coding sequences are from one Streptomyces sp. NBC_01232 window:
- a CDS encoding 2-hydroxychromene-2-carboxylate isomerase produces the protein MPKNKTPRFYFSLRSPYSWLAYREIMTFHPDLAESLEWVPFFEPDELSARLLEEQGGRFPYSDMSREKNRYVLQDVGRLTKARGLTVTWPVDRDPVWEVPHLAYLVAARYGRGHAFIDAVYRARFGRGRDICDPATIEDIAFEIGLDPRELARASTVPEVRAEGIRMLLDVCRDGVFGVPFFVHGFSRFWGIDRLDDFIAHLRDREVPAASVPEPLAAIGMGRATDDAHAGGCG, from the coding sequence AACAAGACGCCCCGCTTCTACTTCTCGCTGCGCAGCCCGTACTCCTGGCTGGCCTACCGCGAGATCATGACCTTCCACCCGGACCTCGCCGAGAGCCTGGAGTGGGTGCCGTTCTTCGAACCCGACGAACTGAGCGCCCGGCTGCTGGAGGAACAGGGCGGCCGCTTCCCGTACTCGGACATGTCCCGCGAGAAGAACCGGTACGTGCTCCAGGACGTCGGCCGCCTCACCAAGGCGCGCGGGCTGACCGTCACCTGGCCCGTGGACCGCGACCCGGTGTGGGAGGTCCCGCACCTGGCCTATCTGGTCGCGGCCCGGTACGGACGCGGTCACGCCTTCATCGATGCCGTGTACCGGGCCCGGTTCGGGCGCGGCCGGGACATCTGCGATCCGGCCACCATCGAGGACATCGCCTTCGAGATCGGGCTCGACCCGCGCGAACTGGCCCGGGCCAGCACCGTGCCGGAGGTCCGCGCCGAGGGCATCCGCATGCTGCTCGACGTCTGCCGGGACGGGGTGTTCGGCGTGCCCTTCTTCGTCCACGGCTTCAGCCGGTTCTGGGGCATCGACCGGCTCGACGACTTCATCGCCCACCTGCGCGACCGGGAGGTACCGGCCGCCTCCGTCCCGGAGCCGCTGGCGGCGATCGGCATGGGCCGCGCGACCGACGACGCGCACGCGGGCGGCTGCGGCTGA